DNA sequence from the Raineyella sp. LH-20 genome:
GGATCCGTGGCAGCTCGGAGTTGTGCACCGCTTCGATGAACTCGTCCAGCGGCCCCTCGAGCTCCTGGCGGCGACGCGACACCAGGAGGAAGCCCCGCCGCCAGGTGGTCATCACCAGGATGACCAGCACCGCGATCAGCAGCGGCAGCCAGCCACCGCTGATGATCTTCGCCAGATTGGCGGCGAAAAAGAAGATCTCGACGAGCAGCACCGTGACGCCGTACACCACGATCTTCCAGGTCGGCTCGTGCCAGCTCATGTGGGCCAGCAGGATGAACAGCAGGCTGGTGAGCAGCAGTGTGCCGGTCACCGCCAGACCGTACGCCGAGGCGAGGTTGGCCGAGCTGCCGAAGATCGCGATCAGGGCGAGCACGCCCAGGAAGAGGGCCCAGTTGACCAGCGGGACGAAGATCTGGCCGCCCTCCTCCTTCGAGGTGTGCTTGACCAGCAGGCGGGGCAGCAGGCCGAGGCGTACGGCCTGCCGGGACACCGAGAACGCCCCGGAGATGACCGCCTGCGAGGCGATCACCGTCGCCATCGTGGCCAGCGCGACGAGCGGCAGCCGCGACCAGTCCGGCGCCATCTGGAAGAAGGGGTTGGCGATGGTGGCCGGATCGTTGAGGATCATCGCGCCCTGCCCGAGGTAGTTGAGCGCCAGGGCGGGGAACACGATGGCGAACCAGGACAGCTTGATCGGCTGCGGGCCGAAGTGCCCCATGTCGGCGTACAGCGCCTCGGCACCGGTGATCGTCAGCACCACCGCACCCATCGCGATGAACGCGGTGAGCGGATGCTCGACGACGAACACCACGGCGTACGTGGGCGAGATCGCCCGCAGGATGCCGGGGTGCTGGATGATGTGCGGCACGCCGAGCAGGCCGACGACGACGAACCAGACCGTCATCACCGGGCCGAAAGCGCGGCCGACCGCCGCGGTCCCCCACCGCTGAATGAGGAACAGGGCCGAGAGGATCACCACCGACACCGGCAGGACGAGCTGCTCGAAGGTCGGGTTGACCACGGTGAGACCCTCGATCGCCGACATCACCGAGATGGCCGGGGTGATCACCGAGTCGCCGTAGAAGAGCGCCGCGCCGAGCATGCCGAGAGCGAGGACGACGGCGGTGCGCCGGTTCTGCTGCAGCTTGTCGACCAGCAGGTGGGTGAGGGCGAGGATGCCGCCCTCACCGTCGTTGTCGGCCCGCATGACGAGCACCACGTACTTGAAGGTGACGATCAGGGTGATCGACCACAGCACCATCGAGATGACGCCGTAGACGTCGACCGGGATCGGCTTCACATTGTTGTGGTCGATGCTGAACACGGTCTGCAGCGCGTACAGCGGGCTGGTGCCGATGTCGCCGAAGACCACGCCCAGCGCGGCCAGCGCCAGCCCGGGAAGCTTCGACCGGCCGTGGACCGGTGTGATCGTCGTGGTGTCGAGATCCCTGCCCTGCCCCGCGCGGGAACCGTCAGGGTCCCCACCCTTGAGTGGACGCATACGCTTCATCCTCGGTTCGTGACCTGCCCGACGGGTGATCCCGGCGGGTCAGATCTCCATCTCGGCACCCATCACCGCCGTACGGTCCGGCGGCAGATGGAACACATCGGCGCGCGACGCCGCATTGTTGGCCAGCAGGACGAAGACCCGCTTGCGCAACGTGGACATCCGTGAGCGTCCGGTCGGCTGCAACGTCAGCACCGAGAGGAAATAGTGCGCGTCCCCGGGGCGGATGTCCAGTTCCGGGGTGCGACCGACCGCCAGCGCGAGCCCCTTCGGGATGTCCTGGGAATCGCTGAAGCCCACGTGGACACTGATGTGGACGATGCCGTCGTCCTCGAATCCGAGGTCGTTGACCTGCACCCGGTCCACATGGCGGATATGCGGGACGTTCTCGTTGACGATCTCGATCAGGATGACGTGCTCGTGCACGACGTGGTTGAAGTACACGTTCGACCGCAGCGCCAACGGAGTCGTCTCACGATTGGGGTGCGGATAGACCGCCACACCCGGGACCCGAGGGATGTCGCTGTCCCGCAGGGCCTCGACGAACTCGTCCAGCGGGCCCTCCAGCTCCCGGCGATGAGCGGTCACCAGTGCATACCCCTTGCGCCAAGTGGTCATCACCGCCAGGACCAAGGTGGCGATCAGCAGTGGCAGCCAGCCGCCACTGACCACCTTGGCCAGGTTGGCGCCGAAGAAGGCCAGCTCGACACCGATCACCACGACGATGTAGACGACGATCTTCCAGGTCGCCTCCTTCCAGACCATGTGGGCCAGGGAGAGGAAGAGCAGACTCTCCAGCATCAGGGTGCCGGTCACGGCCAGACCGTACGCAGAGGCGAGGTTGGTCGAGCTGCGGAAAATGACGATCAGGGTGAGCACGCCGAGGAAGAGGATCCAGTTCACCGCCGGCAGGTAGATCTGGCCGCCGGCGAACTTGGAGGTGTGGCGCACCAGCAGGCGGGGGAACAGGCCGAGGCGTACGGACTGGCGGGCCACCGAGAACGCGCCCGAGATGACCGCCTGGGAGGCGATCACGGTCGCCGAGGTGGCCAGCACGACCAGCGGCAGGGTGGCCCAGTCGGGGGCGAGGTTGAAGAAGGGATTGGTGATCGTGGTGGGATCCTCCAGGATCATCGCCCCCTGACCGAAGTAGTTGAGGGCGAGACAGGGGAAGACCAGCACGAACCAGGCCAGCCGGATCGGACCCTTGCCGAAGTGACCCATGTCGGCGTACAGCGCCTCGGCACCGGTGATGGTGAGGACCACCGCGCCCATCGCGATGAAGGCGATCAGCGGATGAGCGAGGACGAAGCCGAGGGCGTAGTGCGGGGAGACCGCTCCGAGGATCTGCGGGTGGCTGATGATGTGCGGGATGCCGAGTGCCGCCACGGTGAGGAACCACAGCGTCATGATCGGGCCGAAGAACCCGCCGACGGCGGCGGTGCCGAGCTTCTGGACCAGGAACAGGCCAGAGAGGATGACCACCGCGGCCGGGGCCACCCACTGTTCCAGGCCGGGGTTGACCACCGTGAGGCCCTCGACCGCCGACATCACCGAGATCGCCGGGGTGATCACCGAGTCACCGAAGAACAACGCCGCACCGGTCATCCCGAGGCCGGTGACGATCGCGATCCGGCGCCCGGAGGTCACCTTGTCCCGCAGCAGTGCGGTGAGCGACAGGATGCCACCCTCGCCCTCGTTGTCGGCCCGCATGACGAGCGAGATGTACTTGAACGACACGATGATGGTGAGCGTCCACAGCACCATCGAGATGACCCCGTAGACGTCCTCAGGGGTGGGCTTCACGCCGTTGTGATGGGTCGCGAAGACGGTCTGCATCGCGTACAGCGGGCTGGTGCCGATGTCGCCGAAGACGACCCCCAGGGCGGCGAGGGCGAGTCCCGCCATCGGGCTCCTCGTGTGGCCGTGGCCCTCCCGGACGGTGGGGATCATGGTGAGGGTGACGTCCGTCGGTCGGCCCGATCTCCCCAAGGAGCGGGCACGATGTCGGCCTTCGGGTGCGCGCATGATGCCAGTCTCCCCCTGAGAGGACTCTTGGTGCCAATGGTCCGGAACAGTCGCGTCAGAGGCGGGGCAGCAGGCGGATCGTACGGCGGCGTCGGGCCGCGAGGCGTACGGCGGCGTCGGGCCGCGAGGCGACGATCGGGATGCAGAATGCCCGGTCATCCTGTGGATGACCGGGCATTCATGCGGTAGCCCCGACGGGATTCGAACCCGCGCTACCGCCTTGAGAGGGCGGCGTGCTAGGCCGCTACACAACGGGGCCCTAGCTGTCCCCGTCGACCCGGGAACCTGCGGAAGCTTAGCAGGTGACCCCTCGACTGCTCAACTCGGCGGCGGACGCCAAGGTCGACTCCGGCCGTCGTCGACACCGGAACACGTTCAACCCCAACCAGCGTCGACACCTGGCACGTTCGACTCCGCGGCAGCTTGGCGGCGTACCGCGATGATCTCCAACGCGTCGCCGCCGGTCGGTCACAGCCGGATTTCTCACGCGTGGCGGGTTCCTCCCGCCTGCTCCACTGCGTACGGCCGCTCCTTGTCAAGGAACTTCGGCTCCGACCGCAAACTCGTTCCATCCAGCGGCCCCGCTTTCGTGCAGCCGCCTCCCTTCCATGCAGCCGCTCCCCTTCCATTCAGCCGCCTCGCTTCCATGCGGCCGCCTCGCTTCCATGCAGCCGCTCCCCTTCCATGCACCCGCCTCACTTTCAGTCATCTGCGCCCCGCCGACGCGCGGCGGATGACTGAAAGCGGAGCGGCTGGCGGAAACCGCGGCGAATGCGGCTGAGAGAACGTGGCCACTGGCTTCGAGGACCGTCTGGACACGGGACCTCGGGACACGGGACCTCGGGACGGGGGACACTCAGCGGCTCCACTCCGACACCTCGTCCGGCAGACGCCGGACCGCGCCGCTACGTGGGCACGGCTCGTCCCCATGGGAACCGCTTTTCTCGAACTGCGCCACCGGCCTCATTCACCCGTGAGCTCATCGATCCCAGGAAGGAAAAGGAGCGCCTCGGGACCCGAGGAATAGATAAAATCCCCCCGTCATCGACGGAGGGATTTCTCTCAGTAGCCCCGACGGGATTCGAACCCGCGCTACCGCCTTGAGAGGGCGGCGTGCTAGGCCGCTACACAACGGGGCCCTAGCCGATTTCCAGTCCTGCCGGAAATCTATGAAAGCCTCTCAGAAATCATGCATTCCGAAAAGCTTCCGTGGTTGGGGTACAAGGACTCGAACCTTGACTAAGTGAACCAGAATCACTCGTGCTGCCAATTACACCATACCCCAAGGGTTTGCCGCCCCGGGGGGCAACGACGTGTAACTCTAGCGCACCAATCCCGTACAACACAAATCCGCTGAGTGCTGTCCGCAGCGGTCGGCCCCTGCCGCCAAAAGGCCCGTCCCGGCGCACTCCCGGACCCCTCAGGCACGCCCGGCAGCCACCGTGATCGGGCCTCGGACTGGAGCATGAGAGCGCCCCGCCCCGCCCCGCCCCGTCGAGCGGACACGGCGGTGACACGAGCATCTCGATCCAGCCGACGTCAGGCCCGCCCCGACCAGCCGACGTCAGGCCCGCCCCGGGACGGCCGCCGGGACGGTCGTGGTGGTGCCGATCCGCATGGCCCGCGCGATCCCCCAGGCGGCCAACGCGTAGACCGCGTAGCCGCCCACCCCGATCAGGGACCCGAGCCAACTGGTCTCGGTGACCGTACGCGAGGCGGCGATCCCGACCGTCAGGCCGGCCCAGACGTACGCGAAGACGTTGTTGACCACGTGGCCGGCGATACCGGCCTCCAATCCCCCGGTCAGCCACACGAGCAGTGCGGCGACCAGCCCGAACGCCAGTCGGTTGAGGAAGAGCGGCACGTTCTGCGAACCGTGCATCACGGCGAAGATCAGCGCCGAGGTGATCACGCCGAACCAGGGGGTACGGGTGAGAGATCCGAGGGCCTGCATCAGATAGCCACGGAAGAAGTACTCCTCCCCCGTCGCCTGCACCCAGGTCGTGGTCAGGATCACCACCAGGAATCCCCAGAAGCCCTGCTGCGGCACCAAATGCACGGCGGTGCCGTCGATCAGCCAGGTGACGACCTGCATGGCATTGAGCACCACCACGGCGACGATCGCGCAGACCGCCAGGTAGCGCCAGCGGATCCGCGGCCCGACGGACGCCAGCCAGCGCGGCGCGGTCCGGTGGATGCCCGCCACCATCAGCCAGGACACCGGGATCAGGCAGCCGATGGCGAGGTTCATCGCCAGCATGCCGGCGGGATTGAGGTAGGCGGCCGCGTCCCGGGCGAACTGCTGATAGGCCTGTCCCCGTCCGGCCACCAGCCAGGCGACGCCGATCACGAGGCCGGGCAGTGCCGACATCACGCTGAGATAGAACACGAATCCGGCGACCACGCCGATCACGGTCCGCCAGCCCTCCGTGCCCGGGCGGCGCAACACCCCCGGGTACGCCACTCCGGGCTGCGGGTCCTCGTACCCCCCGACGAACGTCTCGAAGCGTCCGCGGCCCGCCGGCACCGGAGTGCGCGCCACCTCAGCCCCTCGGGATCGTCGCCAGCGCCCGGTCGATGCGCACCAGGCACGACGCGCGGCCCAGCAGCTCCATCGACTCGAACAGCGGCGGGGAGACCTTGCTGCCGGTCACGGCGGTCCGCACCGGGCCGAACGCCTTGCGCGGCTTGAGACCCATCCCGTCGACGAGGGCGCCCCGCAGGGTCGCCTCGATCGCGGCGTGGTCCCAGTCGATCTCGGCGAGGGCGTCGCGGGAGGCGCGCAGCACCTGCCCCTCTTCGGCCTTGAGCGCCGCGCCGGCCTCGATCTCCAGCTCCTGGTCCGGGGTGAAGAGGAAGGCGAGCTTGTCGACGGCCTCGGACAGACTGGTGAGTCGCTCCTGGATCAGCGGGGCGGCACCGACCAGCAGCCGCTGCTCGTCCGCGGTCACCGGGGTCGCCACGTACTGCGCAGCCTGGAGGAACGGGGTGATCTGCGTCGCCAGGTCCTCGGCACTGAGCAGCCGGATGTGGGCGGCGTTGATCGCCTCGCACTTCTTGTGGTCGAAGCGTGCGGCGTTCGCGTTCACCCGACGGATGTCGAAGGCCTCGGCCATCTCCGTCATGCTGAACACGTCCCGGTCGTCGCTGATCGACCAGCCGAGCAGGGCGAGGTAGTTCATCAGCCCCTCGGGGAGGAATCCACGCTCGCGATACTCCTCCAGGCCCGATCCCTTGTCACGCTTGGAGAGCCGCTTGTTGCCCTCGCCCATGACGATCGGCAGGTGTCCGAAACGGGGGGTGATCCCGGAGCCGACGCCGATCTCGGCCAGCGCCCGGTAGAGGACGATCTGGCGCGGGGTCGAGGAGAGCAGGTCCTCACCGCGCAGCACGTGGGTGATCCGCATCAACGCGTCGTCGACCGGATTGACCAGGGTGTAGAGCGGCTCGCCGTTGGAGCGGACGATGGCGTAGTCCGGCACGTTGCGGGTGTCGAAGACCACGTGGCCGCGCACCAGGTCGTCGAACGCGATCTCCCCTTCGGGCATCCGCATCCGCAACACGTGCGTACGTCCCTCGGCCTCGTACGCCGCGACCTGATCCGCGCTGAGGTCGCGGCAGTGGCCGTCGTAGCCGATGGTGTCGCCGCCGCGCAGCTTCTCGCGCTCCTCCAGCTCCTCGCGGGTGCAGTAGCACGGGTAGGCGGCGCCGGATGCCACCAGCTTCTCGATCACGTCGCGGTAGATCTCGGTGCGCTCCGACTGGCGGTAGGGGGCGTACGGGCCACCGATGTCGGGGCCCTCGTCCCAGGTGATGCCGAGCCAGTTCAGCGAGTCGATGACGTTGTCGTACGACTCCTGGGTGGACCGGGCCAGGTCGGTGTCCTCGATCCGCAGCACCAGGGTGCCCCCGTAATGACGGGCGAACGCGTAGTTGAAGAGTGCGGAGCGTACGTTGCCGACGTGCAGGTTGCCGGTCGGCGACGGTGGGAAGCGCACCCGGACGTCTTCCGGGGCGATGTCGCCCAGGACGTCCACATCGGTCCTGCCGTGCTGGTCGGTGCTGGTGTCACTCACTTCGCGTTGTCTCCGCTGGTCGAGATGGTGTCCGTCACGGATGTGGGGACGAGGGTGTTGGTCAGGGTGCCGATGCCATCGATGGTGACAGCTACCTCCTGGCCCGGTTCGAGCCGGCCGACGCCCGCCGGGGTGCCGGTGAGGATGACGTCGCCCGGAAGCAGGGTGGTGAAGCTGGTGATGTAGGCGATCAGCTCGGCGATCGGCCGGATCATCAGCGCCGTCGAGCCGTGCTGGCGCTGCTCCCCCGCGACGGTCGTGGTGATCATCAGGTCGGATGCCTCGGCCAGGGTGAGGTGGGTCGCGATCCACGGCCCGAGCGGGCAGGAGGTGTCGAAGCCCTTGGCCCGCGACCACTGCTTGTCGGGTTCCTGCAGGTCGCGCAGGGTGATGTCGTTGGCGACGGTGTAGCCGAAGATGACCTCCTCGGCGCGGTCCACCGGGACGTCCTTGCAGATCCGTCCGATCACCACCGCGAGCTCGCCCTCGTAGCTGATGAAGGACGACGCCGCGGGCGGCACGATGATCTCGTCGGGACCGATCACCGCCGTGTTGGGCTTGTAGAAGCACAGCGGCGTGGCGGGCACCTCGTTGCCCAACTCGGCCGCGTGGGCGGCGAAGTTGCGCCCGACGCCGACGATCTTCGACCGTGGGATGACCGGAGCGAGGAGGCGTACGTCGCTCAGCCGGTGTCGCGCGCCGGTGTACTGGACCGGACCAGCCAGCGGATCCCCGGTGAGCGTGCTCACACTGTCGGGATGTGCACCGCCGTCCTCGGCCAGTTCGACCACGCCGAACTCTGGGTCCTGGCCGGCGGTCGAGTAGCGTGCAATTCGCATTGCCTCACCCTATCGCGATCGTACGCACTGCCGGTTTCGCAGCCGAGGCACGGGCCGAGGCGACGGGGCGCCGTCGGCGGGGCGGGGCCGACGAGGCTCCGGATCGAAGGGGCGGCAGAGGCACCGGACCGAGGAGGCACCACACCGGTCCCCGCCGACGAGGCACCACTCTGGGTCGGGAGCGCCGTCAGCGAGGCCGCGGACCCGGCTATGCGTTGTGCTGATGCGTTGGTGCGGAAAGACACGCATCAACCCATCAACGCAATGCATGACCGATAGAGACGCATGACCGATAGACGGGCCGCACCGCCCCGGCGAAGACGCCGGTCGGTCCGCCCACACCCGAGATCAGGCCGCGGAACGGCTCCGTTCACGATGCCGGGTGATCCAACCGAGGGTGCGCCCGACCAGCTCGGCATCGTGGCCGGTGTGACGCACGGCGTCCTCGATGTCATCCAGAACAGCCGGCCTCACCACGGACGTCTGCCACTCGCACCTGCCCGCCGGCCCCGACGCCACGGCATAATCGGCCCCATGAGCCGACCCTTCGACCCGCAGCGGTTCGCCGTCGTCGACCTGATCCGCCGCAAGCGGGACGGTGGCAGCTGGTCCGCCGACGAGGCCCGCTGGATCATCGAGGCCTACACCGCCGGGTTCGTCGCCGACGAGCAGATGTCTGCCCTCGCCATGGCGGTGTTCTTCCGCGGCATGTCCGCCGAGGAACTCGACCCGTGGACGCGGGCGATGATCGACAGCGGCGTACGACTCGACTACTCCGGTCTCGGCCGCCCGACCGTCGACAAGCACTCCACTGGTGGTGTCGGCGACAAGATCACCCTCATCCTCACCCCGCTGGTCGCGGCCTGCGGGGTGGCCGTCCCCCAGCTGTCCGGGCGCGGACTCGGCCACACCGGCGGCACGCTCGACAAGCTCGAGTCGATCCTCGGCTGGCGTGGGGACCTGAGTGCCGATGAGGTCCGGCGCCAGCTCGTCGAGGTGGGTGGGGCGATCGTCGCCGCCGGCCCCGAGCTGGCCCCCGCCGACCGCAAGCTCTACGCGCTGCGCGACGTCACCGGCACCGTCGAGTCGATCCCGCTGATCGCCTCCTCGATCATGTCCAAGAAGATCGCCGAAGGCACCGGGGCCCTGGTGCTGGACGTCAAGGTCGGCTCCGGGGCCTTCATGAAGGACACCGTCGACGCCCGCGAGCTGGCCCGCACCATGGTGCGGATCGGGACCGGCGCCGGCGTGCGGACCGTCGCGCTGCTGTCCGACATGTCGACCCCGTTGGGATGGACCGCCGGCAACGCGCTGGAGGTGGCCGAAGCCGTGGAGGTGCTGGCCGGCGGGGGGCCGGCCGACGTGGTCGACCTGACGCTCGCCCTGGCCCGCGAGATGCTCGCCACGGTGGGCATCGACGCGGACCCGGCCGAGGCGCTCGCCTCCGGGCGGGCGATGGATCGATGGCGCCGGATCATCCGCGCTCAGGGCGGCGACCCGGAAGCCCCGCTGCCCACCGCACTGGAGACCGAAGTGGTCACCGCCCCCGCCGACGGGATCGTCGAGCGCCTCGACGCGATGGCGGTGGGCCTGGCGGCGTGGCACCTCGGCGCAGGACGCGTACGCAAGGAGGACGACGTGCAGGCGGCCGCTGGTGTCGAGTTGCACGCGAAGCCGGGCGACGTGGTCCGGGCCGGGCAACCTCTGCTCACCTTGCACACCGACACGCCGGAACGGTTCGCGGCAGCGCGCGGCGCGCTGGAGGGTGGCATTGGGATCGCACCGCCCGGCACCACCGTGGTCACCACCCCGCTGATCCTCGGTCGGGTGGCCTGACGCCGGTCCCCGCCCTACCACCGGTCCGGACCGAACGCCCCACCGCCCCAGCCGGTCGGCGCCCAGGGCCGCCGCGGACCCGAGTGATCGGCGATCCAGCCGGCCGCGCCGGCCGGCGTCCCACGCAGTTCCCGCATGATCTTGGTGAGCCGCTGGCTGAGCGGCCACGGGTCGATCAGGTCCTCGGCGGACCACTCGACGACCACCCAGCCGAGCGACCGCAGGAAACGACGTGGACCGTCGACCCAGCTCGCGCGGTCCCCCGGCCACCCGGCGGGGACACCGTCCTCGTCGACCGGCCGGTCCACCACGACGCCGAGCACACCGACGTCCGGCCAACTGAACGGCACGCTGACGGTGCCCGGCGCCGCAGTGGGAGGACGGTCGGGTACGGCGTCGGCCGGCCGGAAAAGCTCCAGCGCGGCCTCCCACATCCAGAGGGGTTCGGTCTCGGCGGATCGCTGCGGCGCCCAGCGGCCGAGACCGCCGAGCGGGCCGTCCGGCTCGTCGGCCTCGCTCCACCCGTCCGACCGTCCCGTCTGCTCCCACAGGTAGGTGACGTCCAGCAGCGGCGCTGGGATCCCCAGGTGCTGGAGCAGCACCCGGCTCATCGTCTCGACCGGACCGGCCGCGTGCGGCGTCGCCTCCCGCAGCACCCGCCGGGTCTGGGCCAGACCGGTGCAGCCGCGCAGGTCGGCAAGCACCGTCTCGCAGGCCCGGCGCAGGGCCGCGGGATCCGGGGACGTGCGGAGGGCGGAGTCGGCCACCACCAGGCCGGTCAGCCCGCCGGGGTGCTCCCGCCTGGTGATGTCGACCACCGTACGGGCCACCGTGCTCACCGATAGCCCGTCGATCTCGCAGACGTGGGAGGCCGGCAGCCGGGTGGTGAGCACGTCGAGATCGGCGGTCGGCCCGCCGCCGCTCGGCCTCAGCACGGTGGCCGTCGCCGGCAGCCTCGCCAGGCCGGTCTGCAGGCCGTGCAGCAGGGCCGCGGAGATCCCGCCGATCGCGCCGGTGTGTCCCGGCCGAGCGCAGACGGCCCGGACGAGTTGGAGATGTCGCTCCACCTCATCGGCGGGCCGGCGCCGGGCGAAGACGCCGCGGCACACCCGGACGGCATCGCCCCGGCGTAGCGAGCGCTCGAGCAGCAACCGGTCGCCGCTGTAGTGGAGGACGTCGTCGGCGGTGAACAACTCGGTATCCGGCAACGCGACCGGCTTCGGGCGAACTGTGGTCATGCCCCCTATCCCAGGCCCGATCCGCATCGCCCTCAAGAGCGGCAGCGTTCCGCACAACACCGGGACAACACCCGGCGACGCGGACGACCCCGGTTCAGGCCTCCAGGGCCCGCAGACGTCGACGCTGGCGACGCCTTAGCAGCCACCGGTCGATGACGTTCGCCGGCCGGGCGACCAACCCGCCGAGGGTGACACTGCCGGTCAGTTCCAGCAGTGGTGCGCCGGGGGCCGGCCGGTCGGGCACCTTGATGTGGACCCCGCCGAGGCCCCTGGAGACCCTGTCCGCCCGGACCGCCCACCCTGCGGGGAGGATCAACCGGATGTCACCCGCGCCACCGGAGACCTCGATCTGGATCACCCGGGTCTCCGCCTTCGCCTCCAGACAGACCAGGGTCGCGTCGCCCAGGCCGGTCGACACCCTGATGTACGGCGGCAGTGACCACTCCCCCACCCGGCGGTCGTCGTCGAAGGGCGCCGAGATGATCAGCGGGTCCTCGGGGCGCCAGCCGGGCAGGGCGGACTCCCCCGGCAGGGCGACCTGGTCCAGCGGTCGGTTGAAGGGATGCAGGGCGGTGACGTCGTCGGCCATCGACGGGAGCACGGGCGTCAGATCGGCCACCAACTTGTCCAGGTCCCCGTACGTCCGGGCAGTGAGCGCCTGCTCCAGCCGCTCCCGCCCCTCCGGCATCGTCAGCCGGCCGTCGCCCACCGCATGCTGGAGCAGGTCGACGACCTGGTCACGCTCGGCGTCGCCGACGCGCATCGCGTCACGTTCAGTCACATCCCCGAGTCTACGGAGCCGCCGGCCCCCACGGTCTCCTCGACCTCATCGGCCCCGACGGTCTCCTCGACGTCAGCGGTCCCGACGCGGTTCTCGAACAGGTGGATCAACCCGTAGCGGTACGCGTCGCACAGCGCCTCCCAGGAGGCCTCGATGACGTTGGAGCCGACGCCGACGGTCGTCCACGTACGTTCCCCGTTGGTGGTGTCGATCAGCACCCGCACCAGGGCCTCGGTGCCCGAGGAACCGTCCAGGATCCGCACCCGGTAGTCCTGCAGGTCGTAGCCGGCGACGGCCGGATAGACCGGGATGAGCGCGCGGCGCAGCGCCATGTCGAGGGCGTTGACCGGGCCGTTGCCCTCGCCGACGAAGTACTGGGTCCGCCCCTGGGCGACGAGCTTGACGACGGCCTCGCTGACCGGGTCGTTGTCGCCGTTGGCGAACGAGGTGGTGGTCCAGTGCGCGACGGTGAACACCTCGGGCAGCCGGTCCAGCTGGTCGCGCAGCAGCAGCTCGAAGGAGGCGTCGGCGGCGTCGTACGTGTAGCCCTGCAGCTCCTTGGACTTCACCCGCTCGGTGACGGCGGCGGCCACCGTACGGTCCGAGAGGTCGAAGCCGAGCTGCTCGCCCTTGATCTGGATGTTCGCCCGGCCGGCCATGTCGGACACCAGCATCCGCATGTCGTTGCCGACCCGGGCCGGGTCGACATGCTGGTAGAGGTTCGGGTCGACCTTGATCGCCGAGGCGTGCAGCCCGGCCTTGTGGGCGAACGCCGAGGTGCCGACGTACGCCCGCCGCGGGCCGGCCGGCACATTGGTGATCTCGGCGATCGCCTGGGCCGTACGGGTCGCCTCCGCCAGGCTGCCCTCGGGCAGCACCTGCCAGCCGTACTTGACCTCCAGGTTGGCGACCACGCTGATGATGTCGGCGTTGCCGGTCCGCTCCCCGTAGCCGTTGACGCAGCCCTGGACGTGGCTGGCGCCGGC
Encoded proteins:
- the cimA gene encoding citramalate synthase, yielding MVTTPTPPPTFHVYDVTLRDGSQQEGMQLSVNDKLRIAAYLDDFGVGFIEGGWPGSNPKDSEFFRRATSGELALHNAELVAFGMTRRVGVKAADDPLIGALRDSGARVATLVAKSHVGHVQEALRTTLAENLEMLRDSVTHLRSEGMRVFIDAEHFFDGFRLDRAYALEVVRTAAEAGAEAVVLCDTNGGMLPSWMGEIVSTAVEVGAPIGIHCHNDSGCAVANTLAAVDAGASHVQGCVNGYGERTGNADIISVVANLEVKYGWQVLPEGSLAEATRTAQAIAEITNVPAGPRRAYVGTSAFAHKAGLHASAIKVDPNLYQHVDPARVGNDMRMLVSDMAGRANIQIKGEQLGFDLSDRTVAAAVTERVKSKELQGYTYDAADASFELLLRDQLDRLPEVFTVAHWTTTSFANGDNDPVSEAVVKLVAQGRTQYFVGEGNGPVNALDMALRRALIPVYPAVAGYDLQDYRVRILDGSSGTEALVRVLIDTTNGERTWTTVGVGSNVIEASWEALCDAYRYGLIHLFENRVGTADVEETVGADEVEETVGAGGSVDSGM
- a CDS encoding DUF1707 domain-containing protein; translated protein: MTERDAMRVGDAERDQVVDLLQHAVGDGRLTMPEGRERLEQALTARTYGDLDKLVADLTPVLPSMADDVTALHPFNRPLDQVALPGESALPGWRPEDPLIISAPFDDDRRVGEWSLPPYIRVSTGLGDATLVCLEAKAETRVIQIEVSGGAGDIRLILPAGWAVRADRVSRGLGGVHIKVPDRPAPGAPLLELTGSVTLGGLVARPANVIDRWLLRRRQRRRLRALEA
- a CDS encoding thymidine phosphorylase: MSRPFDPQRFAVVDLIRRKRDGGSWSADEARWIIEAYTAGFVADEQMSALAMAVFFRGMSAEELDPWTRAMIDSGVRLDYSGLGRPTVDKHSTGGVGDKITLILTPLVAACGVAVPQLSGRGLGHTGGTLDKLESILGWRGDLSADEVRRQLVEVGGAIVAAGPELAPADRKLYALRDVTGTVESIPLIASSIMSKKIAEGTGALVLDVKVGSGAFMKDTVDARELARTMVRIGTGAGVRTVALLSDMSTPLGWTAGNALEVAEAVEVLAGGGPADVVDLTLALAREMLATVGIDADPAEALASGRAMDRWRRIIRAQGGDPEAPLPTALETEVVTAPADGIVERLDAMAVGLAAWHLGAGRVRKEDDVQAAAGVELHAKPGDVVRAGQPLLTLHTDTPERFAAARGALEGGIGIAPPGTTVVTTPLILGRVA